In Halobacterium sp. R2-5, the following are encoded in one genomic region:
- the phnE gene encoding phosphonate ABC transporter, permease protein PhnE translates to MSAETEGADASASGAVKEQFTRIRINKRARQVFALFALVVFGWLFSLALGQVGFSIAEIMEYWPDFEDALGQFFPPGEVFGIPFVDLGAYWSFIQANNLLFQLDTNGAGVAFWNWTFVPGQMFVTLAMGFAGTVLGLPGALLLGVLGSERVTPYPFNFIFRGTMSVIRAIPALVWALIYIPLGGVTPFTATLAIGTDTMGNLGRLFTDALEEVEDGPIEAIGSTGANGPQRVVFGMLSQVFSPFIAWTMYILEINTRIAVTMGLIGGGGLGFVLQTQRGLFKYTNMMATILVIFVLVISVEIVSQRVRSYIRGTEESSGLIALIVEFPQRMVRTLWQ, encoded by the coding sequence ATGAGCGCGGAGACCGAAGGCGCCGACGCCTCCGCCTCGGGCGCCGTCAAGGAGCAGTTCACGCGCATCCGCATCAACAAACGCGCGCGGCAGGTGTTCGCGCTGTTCGCGCTGGTCGTGTTCGGGTGGCTGTTCTCGCTGGCGCTCGGCCAGGTCGGCTTCTCCATCGCGGAGATCATGGAGTACTGGCCCGACTTCGAGGACGCGCTCGGGCAGTTCTTCCCGCCGGGCGAGGTGTTCGGCATCCCGTTTGTCGACCTGGGTGCGTACTGGTCGTTCATCCAGGCGAACAACCTCCTGTTCCAGCTGGACACGAACGGCGCGGGCGTCGCGTTCTGGAACTGGACGTTCGTCCCCGGGCAGATGTTCGTCACGCTCGCGATGGGGTTCGCGGGCACCGTGCTCGGGCTGCCGGGCGCGCTCCTGCTGGGCGTGCTGGGCTCCGAGCGCGTCACGCCGTACCCGTTCAACTTCATCTTCCGCGGTACGATGAGCGTCATCCGCGCGATTCCCGCGCTCGTCTGGGCGCTCATCTACATCCCGCTGGGCGGCGTCACGCCGTTCACGGCGACGCTCGCCATCGGCACGGACACCATGGGGAACCTCGGCCGCCTGTTCACCGACGCCCTCGAAGAGGTCGAGGACGGCCCCATCGAGGCAATCGGCTCGACGGGCGCGAACGGCCCGCAGCGCGTCGTCTTCGGGATGCTGAGTCAGGTGTTCTCGCCGTTCATCGCGTGGACGATGTACATCCTCGAGATCAACACGCGCATCGCCGTCACGATGGGGCTCATCGGCGGCGGCGGTCTGGGGTTCGTCCTCCAGACTCAGCGCGGGCTGTTCAAGTACACGAACATGATGGCGACGATTCTGGTCATCTTCGTGCTCGTCATCTCCGTGGAGATCGTCAGCCAGCGCGTCCGGTCGTACATCCGCGGCACCGAGGAGTCCTCCGGACTCATCGCGCTCATCGTGGAGTTCCCACAGCGGATGGTCCGCACGCTCTGGCAGTGA
- a CDS encoding uracil-DNA glycosylase, producing MSDTDGMEGLEVTECTRCEALVDSRSQIVNGDGPEDADVLFVGEAPGASEDEEGVPFVGRSGGVLDDELRDAGLSRADVRITNCVRCRPPENRDPTKEELANCRPYLEREIDLVDPEVVVTLGKVPGEHLLGRDVAVTNETGSVERVELGGERREVLICLHPAATLYDASQRDAFTETIAKAATMAGESGGQSQLGDY from the coding sequence ATGAGCGACACCGACGGCATGGAGGGGTTGGAAGTCACCGAGTGCACGCGCTGCGAGGCGCTCGTCGACTCCCGCAGCCAGATCGTTAACGGCGACGGCCCCGAGGACGCGGACGTGCTGTTCGTCGGCGAGGCGCCGGGCGCCAGCGAGGACGAGGAGGGCGTGCCGTTCGTCGGGCGCAGCGGCGGCGTGCTCGACGACGAACTCCGGGACGCCGGGCTCTCGCGGGCGGACGTCCGCATCACGAACTGCGTTCGGTGCCGGCCGCCCGAGAACCGCGACCCGACGAAAGAAGAGCTCGCGAACTGCCGGCCGTACCTCGAACGCGAAATCGACCTCGTCGACCCGGAAGTCGTCGTCACGCTCGGGAAAGTGCCGGGCGAACACCTCCTCGGCAGAGATGTCGCGGTGACCAACGAGACCGGGAGCGTCGAGCGCGTCGAACTCGGGGGCGAGCGGCGGGAAGTACTGATCTGTCTCCACCCGGCGGCGACGCTGTACGACGCGAGCCAGCGGGACGCGTTCACGGAGACGATAGCGAAAGCAGCGACGATGGCGGGCGAGAGCGGCGGGCAGTCCCAGCTCGGGGACTACTGA
- a CDS encoding DUF99 family protein, producing MKSGTRALGVAESYRGNASTLAGAVVRASRVADGFSFTSCTVGGLDSTAAVVECYQRLDREDVRYVFVSGIAPAWFNVVDLHAVHEAVSRPVLSVSFEASEGLEAAIEREFSGEERDERLAVYERQPDRRPVDVNGERVFVRSVGCENPAEVVRAFAPEGGRPEPLRVARLAARAADRMEAAD from the coding sequence GTGAAGTCCGGGACGCGCGCGCTCGGCGTCGCGGAGTCGTATCGGGGGAACGCGTCGACGCTCGCCGGAGCCGTCGTGCGCGCGTCCCGCGTCGCGGACGGATTCTCGTTCACTTCGTGTACGGTCGGCGGCCTCGACAGCACCGCGGCCGTCGTCGAGTGCTACCAGCGGCTCGACCGCGAGGACGTCCGGTACGTCTTCGTCTCCGGAATCGCGCCCGCGTGGTTCAACGTCGTGGACCTGCACGCCGTCCACGAGGCGGTCTCGCGGCCCGTGCTCTCCGTCTCCTTCGAAGCGAGTGAGGGACTGGAAGCCGCCATCGAGCGGGAGTTCTCCGGCGAGGAGCGCGACGAACGCCTCGCGGTGTACGAGCGCCAGCCCGACCGCCGGCCCGTCGACGTGAACGGCGAGCGCGTGTTCGTGCGGAGCGTCGGCTGCGAGAACCCCGCGGAGGTCGTGCGCGCGTTCGCGCCCGAAGGCGGCCGGCCGGAGCCGTTGCGGGTCGCGCGATTGGCTGCGCGAGCGGCCGACCGCATGGAGGCCGCTGACTGA
- a CDS encoding DUF5786 family protein, producing MGFGSYDESEQENQSLDSEDIDADDGLDTEEFEHSGDVNYEIGASNDELLDRLQDIKGE from the coding sequence ATGGGTTTCGGGAGCTACGACGAATCCGAACAGGAGAACCAGTCTCTCGACTCGGAAGACATCGACGCCGACGACGGACTCGACACCGAGGAATTCGAACACAGCGGCGACGTGAACTACGAGATCGGGGCGTCGAACGACGAGCTCCTCGACCGGCTGCAGGACATCAAGGGCGAGTAG
- a CDS encoding MBL fold metallo-hydrolase, producing the protein MDVTNVTRDAESFTCNAYLADGEESTLVDAGAYDGVVDEIREQVDDLDSVVLTHQHGDHVEQLPAVVDAFDPDVYAFADHRLRTHELEDGDTVRVGSEAAEVVFTPGHAPDHVSLVSESSLFSGDVVVHDDGAFDDGSFGRTDMSGQSRERLIGSIRELLDRMPAGVEHMYSGHGGVFDGDVREVVERALERAERREPKYD; encoded by the coding sequence ATGGACGTCACCAACGTCACGCGCGACGCCGAGTCGTTCACGTGCAACGCCTACCTCGCGGACGGCGAGGAGTCGACGCTCGTGGACGCCGGCGCCTACGACGGCGTCGTCGACGAAATCCGCGAGCAGGTCGACGACCTCGACAGCGTCGTGCTCACCCACCAGCACGGCGACCACGTCGAACAGCTCCCCGCAGTCGTGGACGCCTTCGACCCGGACGTGTACGCGTTCGCGGACCACCGCCTCCGCACGCACGAACTCGAAGACGGCGACACCGTCCGCGTCGGCAGCGAGGCGGCGGAGGTCGTGTTCACGCCCGGGCACGCCCCCGACCACGTCTCGCTCGTTTCCGAGTCGTCGCTGTTCTCCGGGGACGTCGTCGTCCACGACGACGGCGCGTTCGACGACGGGAGCTTCGGTCGCACCGACATGAGTGGCCAGTCCCGCGAGCGACTCATCGGGAGCATCCGGGAGCTCCTCGACCGGATGCCCGCCGGTGTCGAGCACATGTACTCGGGCCACGGCGGCGTCTTCGACGGCGACGTCCGCGAGGTCGTCGAGCGCGCGCTCGAACGCGCCGAGCGCCGCGAGCCCAAGTACGACTGA
- a CDS encoding GNAT family protein — protein sequence MPGRPFLEGDTVDLCAVAEDDLDFLRETLNDPAVWPSLSARTPLTEQQEQEWYEERASDENGDVNFVVAVDARNSRSDSDVHQNATRSEGIQPVGSVGVHGLDDVDGGAEVGLFLGEEFWGNGYGTEAGRLATDYAFAQHRRHRVLARVFEDNEASARIWEKLGFELEGTHRDEVYVDGEYKDVRYYSVLEDEWNGEN from the coding sequence ATGCCCGGGAGACCGTTCCTCGAAGGCGATACTGTCGACCTCTGCGCGGTCGCAGAGGACGACCTCGACTTCCTCCGCGAGACGCTGAACGACCCCGCGGTCTGGCCGTCGCTGTCCGCGCGAACGCCGCTCACCGAGCAACAGGAACAGGAGTGGTACGAGGAACGCGCCAGCGACGAGAACGGCGACGTGAATTTCGTCGTCGCCGTCGACGCTCGGAACTCGCGGAGCGATTCCGACGTCCATCAGAACGCCACGCGTTCTGAGGGTATCCAGCCAGTCGGCAGCGTCGGCGTGCACGGCCTCGACGACGTCGACGGCGGCGCCGAGGTCGGGCTCTTCCTCGGCGAGGAGTTCTGGGGGAACGGCTACGGCACCGAGGCCGGCCGGCTCGCCACCGACTACGCGTTCGCCCAGCACCGCCGCCACCGCGTGCTCGCGCGGGTCTTCGAGGACAACGAGGCGTCCGCGCGCATCTGGGAGAAGCTCGGCTTCGAACTGGAGGGCACGCACCGAGACGAAGTCTACGTCGACGGCGAGTACAAGGACGTGCGCTACTACTCGGTGCTCGAAGACGAGTGGAACGGCGAGAACTGA
- a CDS encoding 50S ribosomal protein L40e, with the protein MSESIEARLLEKQICMRCNARNPKRASECRKCGYKNLRPKAKESRST; encoded by the coding sequence ATGAGCGAGTCCATCGAGGCCCGACTGCTCGAGAAGCAGATCTGCATGCGGTGTAACGCCCGGAACCCCAAGCGCGCCAGCGAGTGCCGGAAGTGCGGGTACAAGAACCTGCGTCCGAAGGCCAAGGAGTCCCGCTCGACGTAA
- a CDS encoding DUF367 family protein codes for MELHVRYEGDDDPEKCTARKLARFDEAVLHETARATPYGVVLNPHADTALSPADAEHGRLVALDCSWETAGRAMFEIDGVHRALPFLVAANPVNYGQPFQLNTVEAFAGALAILGEREHAERILSKFTWGHTFLELNEEPLRRYSECEDSAEVVEVQEDYLADEE; via the coding sequence GTGGAACTGCACGTCCGGTACGAGGGCGACGACGACCCCGAGAAGTGCACGGCGCGGAAGCTCGCGCGCTTCGACGAGGCCGTCCTCCACGAGACCGCGCGAGCGACGCCGTACGGCGTCGTCCTGAATCCGCACGCCGACACCGCGCTGTCGCCGGCGGACGCCGAGCACGGCCGGCTGGTGGCCCTGGACTGCTCGTGGGAGACGGCGGGCCGGGCGATGTTCGAGATCGACGGCGTGCACCGCGCGCTCCCGTTCCTCGTCGCGGCGAACCCCGTGAACTACGGGCAGCCGTTCCAGCTCAACACCGTGGAGGCGTTCGCGGGCGCGCTCGCCATCCTGGGGGAGCGCGAGCACGCCGAGCGCATCCTCTCGAAGTTCACGTGGGGGCACACGTTCCTCGAACTCAACGAGGAGCCCCTGCGGCGGTACAGCGAGTGCGAAGACTCCGCCGAGGTCGTCGAGGTACAGGAGGACTACCTCGCCGACGAGGAGTGA
- a CDS encoding nuclear transport factor 2 family protein, with protein sequence MDDDALAQAYYDAIDAGDYDALRDLLAPDFEHVRLDMTLSGREAFVSFMRDDRPKTDTRHVVDAVYDGAEGVAARGRLLDANGGELFAFVDVFDVADGEIAGLTTYASPASSTAGSTSSS encoded by the coding sequence ATGGACGACGACGCCCTCGCGCAGGCGTACTACGACGCCATCGACGCCGGGGACTACGACGCGCTCCGCGACCTGCTCGCGCCCGACTTCGAGCACGTGCGCCTGGACATGACACTCTCCGGCAGGGAGGCGTTCGTCTCGTTCATGCGCGATGACCGCCCCAAGACCGACACGCGCCACGTCGTCGACGCGGTGTACGACGGCGCCGAGGGCGTCGCGGCGCGGGGCCGGCTGCTGGACGCGAACGGCGGCGAGCTGTTCGCGTTCGTGGACGTCTTCGACGTCGCGGACGGCGAAATCGCGGGACTGACGACTTACGCGAGCCCGGCGTCCTCGACGGCGGGCAGCACCTCCTCCTCGTAG